One genomic region from Thermoleptolyngbya sichuanensis A183 encodes:
- a CDS encoding methionine gamma-lyase family protein: MLSASLIVQAEHALQPTFARIDAQVKANLRRVLEAFRHHGVGVHHFASVSGYGHGDLGRQVLDRVFAQVMGAEAAAVRVQFVSGTHAIASALFGVLRPGDELLAVAGAPYDTLEEVIGLRGKGLGSLKDFGVSYRQLELTPEGAIAWPDLATAIRPETKLVLIQRSCGYSWRQSLSIDDIAKIIHLVKQQNPDTVCFVDNCYGEFVADCEPPTVGADLIAGSLIKNPGGTIVTAGGYVAGRADLVEKACCRLTSPGIGSEGGATFDQNRLLFQGLFLAPQMVGEAMKGNHLTSYVFHQLGYPVNPLPNAPRRDVIQAIRLGSPEKVIAFCKAIQEYSPIGSYLSPVPAEMPGYESELVMAGGTFIDGSTSEFSADGPLREPYTVFCQGGTHWTHVAIALEAAIVAVGPKT, translated from the coding sequence ATGCTCAGTGCCAGTCTAATCGTCCAAGCAGAACACGCCCTCCAGCCTACCTTTGCCCGCATCGATGCCCAGGTAAAAGCGAACCTGCGGCGGGTGCTGGAGGCCTTTCGACATCACGGCGTAGGGGTTCATCACTTTGCCAGCGTCAGCGGCTATGGGCATGGCGATTTGGGACGGCAGGTGCTGGATCGGGTGTTTGCCCAGGTGATGGGGGCAGAGGCGGCGGCGGTGCGGGTGCAGTTTGTATCAGGGACGCACGCGATCGCCTCTGCGCTGTTTGGGGTGCTGCGGCCGGGGGACGAACTGCTGGCGGTGGCGGGCGCACCCTACGACACGCTGGAGGAGGTCATCGGGTTGCGGGGCAAGGGGCTGGGGTCGCTGAAGGACTTTGGCGTGTCCTATCGACAGTTGGAATTAACCCCAGAAGGGGCGATCGCCTGGCCAGATTTGGCCACTGCAATTCGCCCGGAAACCAAACTGGTGCTAATCCAGCGCTCCTGCGGCTATTCCTGGCGGCAAAGCCTGTCGATTGACGACATTGCCAAAATTATCCACCTGGTAAAGCAGCAAAATCCTGATACCGTCTGCTTTGTGGACAACTGCTACGGCGAGTTTGTGGCAGACTGCGAACCGCCCACCGTTGGGGCAGACCTGATCGCCGGGTCGCTGATCAAAAATCCGGGCGGCACGATCGTCACCGCAGGCGGCTACGTGGCCGGGCGGGCAGATTTGGTAGAAAAAGCCTGCTGTCGGCTCACGTCCCCCGGCATCGGCAGCGAGGGCGGCGCCACCTTTGACCAAAATCGGCTACTGTTTCAGGGGCTATTCCTGGCACCACAGATGGTAGGCGAGGCAATGAAGGGCAACCATCTGACGAGCTATGTGTTTCACCAGTTGGGCTATCCGGTGAATCCGCTGCCCAATGCGCCCCGCCGCGATGTGATCCAGGCGATTCGCCTCGGCTCACCCGAAAAGGTCATTGCCTTTTGCAAGGCAATCCAGGAATATTCCCCCATTGGGTCGTACCTCAGTCCCGTGCCTGCGGAAATGCCCGGTTATGAGAGTGAGCTAGTGATGGCAGGCGGCACGTTTATCGACGGCAGTACGTCGGAATTTTCTGCCGATGGGCCGCTGCGGGAGCCGTACACGGTCTTTTGCCAGGGGGGAACCCACTGGACTCATGTGGCGATCGCCCTCGAAGCCGCCATTGTAGCCGTTGGCCCAAAAACCTGA
- a CDS encoding CPBP family intramembrane glutamic endopeptidase — protein MQRTWKTKPNIKIALFWAILGALGALAVFPYLMAIAPPPADLAVPLSAVAFGQAIQTGLVLWPLGWLGLRLGRSLGLDSPLVRAWLTGTPLPLMPRRRWLSIALLGGLGGLAILGLDILFQPWMPAPLTGSAATRPQVDLWKGLLASIYGGITEELWLRLGLMTLITWVLWRLAARPVSPPTWIFGMAIALSSLLFGLGHLPAAAAVWPLTGVVIGRSLLLNGLLGLVFGALYWKLGLEAAMLAHFCADLALRGVGGS, from the coding sequence ATGCAAAGAACCTGGAAGACCAAGCCAAACATAAAAATTGCCCTATTTTGGGCCATCCTGGGTGCGTTGGGGGCGCTGGCTGTGTTTCCCTACCTAATGGCGATCGCCCCTCCGCCTGCGGATCTGGCGGTGCCGCTGTCGGCCGTCGCCTTTGGGCAGGCCATCCAAACCGGACTGGTGCTGTGGCCGCTGGGCTGGCTGGGGCTGCGGCTGGGGCGATCGCTGGGCCTCGATTCGCCGCTGGTGCGGGCCTGGCTGACGGGCACCCCTCTGCCCCTCATGCCCCGTCGTCGCTGGCTCAGCATTGCCCTGCTCGGCGGGTTGGGCGGGCTGGCGATTCTGGGGCTGGATATCCTATTTCAGCCGTGGATGCCAGCCCCGCTCACGGGTTCCGCCGCCACCCGACCCCAAGTGGATCTGTGGAAAGGGCTACTGGCGAGCATTTACGGCGGAATCACCGAAGAACTGTGGCTGCGGCTGGGGCTGATGACCCTGATTACCTGGGTGCTGTGGCGACTGGCAGCGCGTCCCGTGTCGCCGCCAACCTGGATATTTGGGATGGCGATCGCCCTCTCGTCGCTGCTGTTTGGGCTGGGGCATTTGCCCGCTGCCGCTGCAGTCTGGCCGCTGACGGGGGTAGTGATTGGGCGATCGCTGCTGCTAAACGGGCTGCTGGGACTCGTCTTTGGGGCGCTTTACTGGAAGCTTGGGCTGGAGGCGGCAATGCTGGCCCATTTTTGTGCAGACTTGGCGCTGCGGGGGGTCGGGGGTAGCTAG
- a CDS encoding hybrid sensor histidine kinase/response regulator, with product MSWSKRLTMEPGIVLLIQHDPETSAKASDALNGTGFKLSVCEAGEGTTPEGIASRIAQAAQIQPALILLDAESEAIALETCRQLQSNPNTSSIPVLLLLPPTSNPGQLYPGVSDVLVKPLFTQMLQSRIRILMSLQTLQQQVQRQNQRLQQEALSRQCAVQTLRDVMHALAHDLRNPVLGMQMVFGNLLKGTARPLNSGVDLVSVSRSELERMAQGVDCYLGLINAMLSAHAEPDAYLTIQPQPFRLDELVQEVIKDLEPLLKKSQATVFCNIDPELPPVKGDPKRLWDVLENLLVNALKHNPPGIQLTVELRQENNSVCFSVQDNGIGIPQEQCQRLFGLHQRGPNARQGLGLGLYLCQRIIQAHGSEILVDSRPKAGAKFWFLLPLAKEAKLAAIA from the coding sequence ATGAGTTGGAGCAAGCGTTTGACAATGGAACCTGGCATCGTCTTACTAATTCAGCATGACCCAGAAACGTCGGCCAAAGCGTCGGATGCATTGAATGGAACAGGGTTCAAATTGTCGGTCTGTGAAGCGGGCGAAGGGACGACTCCCGAAGGGATTGCTTCGCGAATCGCCCAGGCTGCTCAAATCCAGCCCGCGCTGATTCTCTTGGATGCCGAATCTGAGGCGATCGCCCTGGAAACCTGCCGCCAGCTTCAGTCCAATCCAAACACGAGCAGCATTCCTGTTCTGCTGCTGCTGCCGCCGACCAGCAATCCCGGCCAGCTTTATCCTGGCGTGTCCGATGTCCTGGTGAAGCCGCTGTTCACCCAGATGTTGCAGTCTAGAATTCGCATTCTGATGTCGCTCCAGACCTTGCAGCAGCAGGTGCAGAGACAAAACCAGCGCCTCCAGCAAGAAGCCCTCAGCCGCCAGTGCGCGGTTCAGACGTTGCGGGATGTGATGCATGCGCTCGCCCATGATCTGCGAAATCCTGTCCTGGGAATGCAGATGGTGTTTGGAAATTTGCTCAAGGGCACGGCTCGTCCCCTGAATTCAGGTGTAGACCTGGTTTCGGTTTCTCGCTCGGAGCTAGAGCGCATGGCTCAGGGAGTCGATTGCTATCTCGGCCTGATCAACGCGATGCTGAGTGCCCACGCCGAACCGGATGCATACCTGACAATTCAGCCCCAGCCCTTTCGTCTCGATGAACTGGTGCAAGAGGTGATCAAGGATTTGGAGCCACTGCTCAAAAAGTCGCAGGCCACGGTCTTTTGCAATATTGATCCGGAGTTGCCCCCCGTCAAGGGCGATCCCAAGCGACTGTGGGACGTGTTAGAAAACCTTCTGGTCAACGCCTTGAAGCACAATCCGCCAGGGATTCAGTTGACGGTGGAACTGCGTCAGGAAAACAATTCGGTTTGCTTTAGCGTGCAGGACAACGGCATCGGGATTCCCCAGGAGCAATGCCAGCGGCTGTTTGGGCTACACCAGCGTGGTCCAAATGCTCGGCAAGGCTTGGGGCTGGGTTTATACCTTTGCCAGCGAATCATCCAGGCCCACGGCAGCGAAATTTTAGTAGACAGTCGCCCCAAGGCAGGCGCAAAGTTTTGGTTCCTGCTGCCCTTAGCAAAAGAAGCGAAACTGGCGGCGATCGCCTGA
- a CDS encoding ArsA family ATPase, which translates to MYPFDSVHLLMVSGKGGVGKTTLSCAIARRWGHEFPQDRVLLMSTDPAHSLGDVLLTEVTDEARSLADLPNVQTRALDAAALLTEFKARYGSVLELLVERGSFVEGADLSPVWDLGFPGLDELMSLLEIQRILEDGESDRIVVDMAPSGHTLNLFGLMDFLDQFLAALSLFQEKHRVMQQTFAGTYAADAADEFLAEMQTRLGHGRALLQDATRTACLAVAIPEPMSYQETRRFLESLDTLHIPIGGIVVNRVLSDSQPSEGDSRSDSYGSRLCEQADLLEKFAALCPDPPLLILPQQPTEPVGLEALDRLLPQLLPHTLAPLPPIPLPVVPSTLHPIPPSLPDFLDLHRRLLIIGGKGGVGKTTLSGAIAQGMAQRHPQQRVRVISIDPAHSLGDAFGTVLGHDPIPLLPNLSAQEIDADTLLHQFREDYLWELAEMMSGDTGDDALQIAYGPQAWRQIVSQALPGIDEMLALIAVIDLLEDGSQDLVILDTAPTGHLLRFLEMPTALNDWLGWIFKLWLKYQDVVGRVDLMSRLRTLRQRVVKAQKLLKDPSFTEFIGVAQNQSAILAEAARLTDSLRALGIQQTYLVHNRYVPGQEIPAAQFPGQTIVRLASLPRGIPPQELIQLAATLLFEPLP; encoded by the coding sequence ATGTATCCATTTGATTCTGTACATCTACTGATGGTCAGCGGCAAAGGTGGTGTCGGCAAAACGACCCTCTCCTGTGCGATCGCCCGTCGCTGGGGGCATGAATTTCCCCAGGATCGGGTGCTGCTGATGTCTACTGACCCAGCCCATTCCCTGGGCGATGTGCTGCTGACAGAGGTGACAGACGAAGCGCGATCGCTCGCTGATTTGCCAAACGTGCAGACCCGCGCCCTGGATGCGGCGGCCCTGCTGACCGAGTTCAAAGCCCGCTATGGGTCGGTGCTGGAGCTATTGGTGGAACGCGGCAGCTTTGTCGAAGGCGCAGACCTCAGCCCCGTGTGGGATCTGGGCTTTCCGGGGCTGGACGAACTCATGAGCTTGTTGGAGATTCAGCGCATCCTGGAAGATGGCGAGAGTGACCGGATTGTTGTGGACATGGCCCCTAGCGGGCACACGCTGAATCTGTTTGGACTGATGGACTTTTTGGATCAGTTCCTGGCCGCCCTCAGTCTGTTTCAGGAAAAGCATCGGGTGATGCAGCAGACCTTCGCTGGGACGTACGCCGCCGACGCAGCCGATGAGTTTTTGGCAGAGATGCAAACGCGCCTGGGCCACGGTCGCGCCTTGCTGCAAGATGCCACCCGCACTGCCTGCCTTGCTGTCGCCATCCCGGAACCGATGAGCTACCAGGAAACCCGACGTTTTCTGGAGTCCCTCGACACGCTCCACATTCCCATTGGCGGTATTGTGGTCAATCGCGTCTTGTCCGACAGCCAGCCCAGCGAGGGCGATTCGCGCAGCGATTCCTATGGGAGTCGCCTTTGCGAACAGGCCGACCTCCTGGAAAAGTTCGCTGCCCTCTGCCCCGACCCTCCGCTGCTCATCCTGCCCCAGCAGCCCACCGAACCCGTCGGCCTCGAAGCCCTCGACAGGCTCCTGCCCCAACTCCTGCCCCACACCCTCGCGCCACTGCCCCCAATTCCTCTGCCCGTCGTGCCATCGACCCTTCACCCGATTCCGCCATCGCTTCCCGATTTTTTAGACCTCCACCGTCGTCTTCTGATCATCGGCGGCAAGGGTGGCGTTGGGAAGACGACCCTCTCAGGGGCAATCGCCCAAGGCATGGCCCAGCGCCATCCCCAGCAGCGAGTGCGGGTCATCTCTATCGACCCGGCCCATTCCTTGGGCGATGCCTTTGGAACCGTGCTGGGGCACGATCCCATACCCCTGTTGCCCAACCTCAGCGCCCAGGAAATCGACGCAGACACCCTGCTGCATCAGTTCCGCGAAGATTACCTGTGGGAATTGGCGGAGATGATGAGCGGCGACACGGGCGACGACGCACTGCAAATCGCCTACGGGCCGCAGGCGTGGCGGCAGATTGTGTCCCAGGCGCTCCCCGGCATTGACGAAATGCTGGCGCTAATTGCCGTGATTGACCTGCTAGAGGACGGCAGCCAAGATTTAGTGATTTTAGATACAGCCCCCACCGGGCATCTGCTGCGCTTTTTGGAAATGCCGACGGCGCTGAATGACTGGCTTGGCTGGATTTTTAAGCTCTGGCTGAAATATCAGGACGTGGTGGGGCGGGTGGATTTGATGAGCCGCCTGCGGACGCTGCGGCAGCGCGTGGTGAAGGCGCAAAAACTGCTGAAAGATCCCAGCTTTACGGAATTTATCGGCGTGGCGCAAAATCAGTCGGCAATCCTGGCAGAAGCGGCCCGCCTGACGGATTCGCTCAGGGCGCTGGGTATCCAGCAGACTTACTTGGTGCATAACCGCTACGTGCCCGGTCAGGAGATTCCCGCGGCGCAGTTTCCGGGGCAAACCATTGTGCGGCTGGCCAGTTTACCCAGGGGAATTCCGCCGCAGGAGCTAATTCAGCTTGCCGCCACGCTCCTCTTCGAGCCGCTGCCATAA
- the dtd gene encoding D-aminoacyl-tRNA deacylase: protein MRVVLQRVSSSQVTVAGEVVGQIGRGLNLLVGIASTDTEAELDWMTRKCLELRVFSNGDGKFDQSVLDVGGDLLVISQFTLYGDCRKGRRPSFDQAAAPLLAEALYHQFVEKLRQSGLRVETGRFGAMMQVSIENDGPVTLILEK, encoded by the coding sequence ATGCGGGTCGTGTTGCAGCGGGTGTCGTCATCACAGGTTACGGTAGCGGGCGAAGTTGTAGGGCAGATTGGGCGCGGGCTGAATCTGCTGGTCGGCATCGCCAGTACAGACACCGAAGCGGAACTGGATTGGATGACGCGCAAGTGTTTGGAATTGCGGGTATTTTCCAATGGTGACGGCAAATTTGACCAGTCGGTGCTGGATGTTGGTGGAGACCTGCTGGTGATTAGCCAGTTCACCTTGTATGGCGACTGTCGCAAGGGGCGACGACCGTCGTTTGATCAGGCCGCAGCTCCCCTGCTGGCAGAGGCACTGTATCACCAGTTTGTCGAAAAGCTGCGCCAGAGCGGGCTGCGCGTGGAGACGGGGCGCTTTGGCGCGATGATGCAGGTGTCGATTGAGAACGATGGCCCGGTTACGTTGATTCTGGAAAAATAA
- a CDS encoding ABC transporter ATP-binding protein — MLHLETLTKTYGDRPVLQDLTLDVRPGEVYGLLGPNGAGKTTTINLICNLLQPDSGRITIDGIPVSDATKRLIGIVPQENLLYRSLTCAENLDFFARIYAVPREKRDLRIANCLAAVNLLDRANSPVETLSGGMQRRLSLAIALVHQPRLVILDEPTTGLDIEARYELWELIRRLRDQGITTLLTTHLLEEAERLCHRIGILKGGRLLAEGTLAELRHYVPAQEVVLVQTTEEERAIARAQQLGFPCRRYGNDLTFWLPAYLDMQDIIACFEGISLDSVCRQPVGLSHIYMEVTQLGTAPVSLAAGDSPKDRFANRLPVDLSR; from the coding sequence GTGCTGCATCTAGAAACGCTGACCAAAACCTACGGCGATCGCCCCGTTTTGCAAGATCTGACGCTGGACGTTCGTCCCGGCGAGGTATACGGCCTGCTGGGGCCCAACGGTGCGGGCAAAACCACTACCATCAACCTGATTTGCAACCTGCTGCAACCCGACAGCGGCCGCATTACGATCGACGGCATTCCTGTCTCGGATGCCACCAAGCGGCTGATTGGCATCGTACCTCAGGAAAACCTGCTGTATCGATCGCTCACCTGTGCCGAAAATCTAGACTTTTTTGCGCGAATTTATGCCGTCCCTCGGGAAAAGCGGGATCTCCGCATTGCCAACTGTCTAGCGGCCGTAAACCTGCTCGACCGCGCCAACTCGCCCGTGGAAACCCTCAGCGGCGGGATGCAGCGGCGGCTGAGTCTGGCGATCGCCCTAGTGCATCAGCCCAGACTCGTGATTTTGGATGAACCCACCACCGGCCTCGACATCGAAGCCCGCTATGAACTGTGGGAACTCATCCGTCGTCTGCGCGACCAGGGCATTACCACCCTGCTGACCACCCACCTGCTGGAGGAAGCCGAACGCCTCTGCCACCGCATTGGCATTCTCAAAGGCGGCCGCCTGTTGGCAGAGGGAACCCTGGCAGAACTGCGGCACTACGTACCAGCCCAGGAGGTGGTGCTGGTGCAAACGACAGAGGAAGAGAGGGCGATCGCCCGCGCCCAGCAACTCGGCTTTCCCTGCCGCCGCTACGGCAACGACCTCACCTTCTGGCTGCCCGCCTACCTAGACATGCAGGACATCATCGCCTGCTTTGAAGGCATTTCCCTCGATTCAGTCTGTCGGCAACCCGTGGGGCTATCGCACATCTATATGGAAGTCACCCAGCTCGGCACCGCGCCCGTGAGTTTAGCAGCAGGCGATTCCCCAAAGGATCGCTTCGCGAATCGCCTGCCAGTAGACTTGTCGCGCTGA
- a CDS encoding AAA family ATPase: MSDLFKGFEQLLELAKALEEKAASGELKTDVQIHSRPLGNIPRQGNIPRTGSPTGGAGVGTSRVRPNAAPNAATSAASDAAPDTPPVEAPGEAPTASLQDLGGLSEVLRELREQVELPLKRPDLLQKLGLEPTRGVLLVGPPGTGKTLTARALAEELGVSYIALVGPEVIGKYYGEAEARLRGVFEKAAKSAPCIVFIDEIDSLAPDRAKVEGEVEKRLVAQLLSLMDGFAKSQGVIVLAATNRPDHLDPALRRPGRFDREVQFRVPDRDGRLEILQIQTRAMPLQNVDLGAIADLSVGLVGADLKALCQKAAYLALRRQVPSLSAPVPADLHITQADFLQAAQEIRPSVLRSVEVESPDVRWDDIGGLESVKQTLQESVEGALLYPDLYRRTGATAPRGILLWGPPGTGKTLLAKAIATQARANFIAVNGPELLSKWVGAAEQAVRELFAKARQAAPCVVFIDEIDTLAPVRGSFQGDSGVGDRVVGQLLTELDGLQGCTNVLLVAATNRPEALDPALMRSGRLDLQLKIDLPDAASRLEILTVHNGDRPLAQVELSHWAAQTDGWNGADLALLSNQAALQAIRRHRAAGNPDPSALHITQEDFAIAHALITSQKQAAR, encoded by the coding sequence ATGAGCGACCTGTTTAAGGGATTTGAGCAACTGCTGGAACTGGCCAAAGCCCTCGAAGAAAAAGCCGCCAGCGGCGAACTCAAGACCGACGTGCAGATCCATAGCCGTCCGCTGGGGAATATTCCGCGCCAGGGCAACATTCCCCGCACGGGCAGTCCGACCGGGGGAGCGGGAGTTGGAACCAGCCGTGTCCGCCCCAATGCCGCACCCAATGCCGCAACCAGTGCCGCATCCGATGCTGCCCCCGACACGCCGCCCGTGGAAGCACCGGGAGAAGCGCCAACCGCATCGCTGCAAGACCTGGGCGGGCTGAGCGAGGTGCTGCGAGAACTGCGCGAGCAGGTGGAACTGCCGCTAAAGCGCCCTGATCTGCTGCAAAAGCTAGGACTGGAACCGACGCGGGGCGTGCTGCTGGTGGGGCCACCGGGCACGGGCAAAACCCTGACGGCGCGGGCGCTGGCGGAGGAACTGGGGGTGAGCTATATCGCCCTAGTTGGACCGGAGGTGATCGGGAAATACTACGGTGAGGCGGAGGCGCGGCTGCGGGGCGTATTTGAGAAAGCGGCAAAGTCTGCGCCCTGCATTGTGTTTATCGACGAAATCGACAGCCTCGCGCCCGACCGGGCCAAAGTGGAAGGCGAGGTGGAAAAGCGGCTGGTGGCGCAGTTGTTGAGCCTGATGGACGGCTTTGCCAAGTCGCAGGGAGTCATCGTGCTGGCGGCGACGAATCGACCCGACCACCTCGACCCGGCCCTGCGGCGACCCGGCCGGTTTGACCGAGAAGTGCAGTTTCGCGTGCCCGACCGCGATGGACGGCTGGAGATTTTGCAGATCCAGACTCGCGCCATGCCCTTGCAAAACGTGGACTTGGGGGCGATCGCCGATCTTTCGGTGGGCTTGGTGGGGGCAGATCTGAAGGCGCTGTGCCAGAAGGCCGCCTATCTGGCTCTGCGGCGGCAAGTGCCCAGCCTCAGCGCCCCGGTTCCCGCCGATTTGCACATTACCCAGGCAGACTTTTTGCAGGCGGCCCAGGAGATTCGTCCCTCGGTGCTGCGGTCAGTGGAGGTGGAGTCGCCAGACGTGCGCTGGGACGACATCGGCGGGCTAGAGAGCGTCAAGCAAACCCTGCAAGAATCGGTCGAGGGCGCACTACTCTATCCCGATCTGTATCGGCGCACGGGGGCGACGGCTCCGAGGGGCATCCTGCTGTGGGGTCCGCCGGGGACGGGGAAAACCCTGCTGGCAAAGGCGATCGCCACCCAGGCCCGGGCCAATTTCATTGCGGTGAACGGGCCCGAACTCCTGAGCAAATGGGTCGGCGCAGCCGAGCAAGCCGTCCGGGAACTGTTTGCCAAGGCGCGGCAGGCGGCTCCCTGCGTGGTGTTTATCGACGAGATCGACACGCTGGCTCCGGTGCGGGGCAGTTTTCAGGGCGATTCGGGCGTGGGCGATCGCGTCGTGGGTCAACTGTTGACCGAACTCGACGGCTTGCAGGGCTGCACCAACGTCCTGCTAGTGGCAGCGACGAATCGACCCGAAGCCCTCGACCCAGCGCTGATGCGGTCTGGACGGCTGGATCTTCAGCTCAAGATTGACCTGCCAGATGCCGCCAGCCGCCTAGAAATCCTGACCGTACATAACGGCGATCGCCCCTTGGCCCAGGTCGAGCTATCCCACTGGGCTGCTCAAACCGACGGCTGGAACGGCGCAGACCTGGCGCTGCTGAGCAACCAAGCCGCCCTACAAGCCATTCGCCGCCACCGAGCAGCCGGAAACCCTGATCCGAGTGCGCTACACATTACGCAGGAAGACTTTGCGATCGCCCACGCGCTGATCACTAGTCAGAAGCAGGCGGCAAGGTGA